In one Platichthys flesus chromosome 3, fPlaFle2.1, whole genome shotgun sequence genomic region, the following are encoded:
- the ccdc92 gene encoding coiled-coil domain-containing protein 92 produces the protein MASANVTLENQLHSAQKNLLFLQQDHANTLKGLHAEIRRLQQQCTDLTYELTVRSSDPSDSSEVRCKELQRRCEELEVELKKKEEENTELLRDLEQKNAMISVLENTIKEREKKYLEELKMKSHKLAILSGELEQRASTIAYLTSQLHATKKKLLAGSSSEASPNVSPVTSYKPTPPPSKDRQPETPRRRMKKSLSQPLHPELTEVYKLGQDGRRLILRETVDAMPDPTPFLQAGRESPEPQVVRERPAVIPPIASERSPIPPLGAMASPRHSPARDRQYRAHVGVAHRIPHGTPPLAPPQAELETLAVDQVNDEKVVRKRSGADRTV, from the exons ATGGCATCGGCAAATGTTACCCTGGAAAATCAGCTGCACAGCGCACAGAAAAACCTGCTGTTCCTCCAGCAGGACCATGCCAACACGTTGAAGGGGCTGCACGCAGAGATCCGCAgattgcagcagcagtgcacag ACCTGACATATGAGCTCACTGTGAGAAGCTCTGATCCCTCAG acaGCAGCGAAGTCCGTTGCAAGGAGCTGCAAAGGAGATGTGAGGAGCTGGAAGTTGAGCtcaagaagaaggaggaggagaacacggAGCTGCTCAGGGATCTGGAGCAGAAGAACGCCATGATCTCTGTCCTGGAAAACACCAtcaaggagagggagaagaagtaTTTGGAGGAGCTTAAGATGAAGAGCCACAAGCTGGCCATCTTGTCCGGGGAGCTTGAGCAGAGAGCGAGCACCATCGCTTACCTTACATCACAACTTCACGCCACTAAGAAGAAGCTGTTGGCCGGCAGCTCCTCAGAGGCCAGCCCCAATGTCAGTCCAGTCACATCATACAAGCCCACTCCGCCTCCATCCAAGGACAGACAGCCTGAAACCCCACGTCGGCGTATGAAGAAGAGCCTCTCGCAGCCTCTCCACCCAGAGTTGACAGAGGTGTACAAGCTCGGCCAGGATGGCAGGCGGCTAATTTTGCGGGAGACGGTTGACGCCATGCCTGACCCCACTCCCTTCCTCCAGGCTGGCAGAGAGTCTCCAGAACCTCAGGTTGTGCGTGAACGGCCTGCTGTCATCCCTCCCATTGCATCTGAGCGCTCCCCCATCCCTCCCCTGGGTGCCATGGCCAGCCCTCGTCACAGCCCTGCTCGAGACCGCCAGTACAGGGCTCACGTGGGTGTGGCGCACCGCATCCCCCACGGCACGCCTCCCCTGGCCCCGCCGCAGGCAGAGCTGGAGACACTGGCCGTGGACCAGGTCAATGACGAGAAGGTTGTGCGGAAGCGCTCAGGAGCCGACAGGACAGTTTGA